In Polynucleobacter sp. es-EL-1, the following are encoded in one genomic region:
- a CDS encoding efflux RND transporter periplasmic adaptor subunit, whose protein sequence is MTPLRRRMIIMLCGVFLLLGLIFGFNQLKTFMIKHFISGMGLPPATVSTMVVANTEWQPKLSSVGNVRAFRGVELSTELGGLVQTVPIKSGMDVKEGDLLIKLNDSSDVAQLKSLKALADLAKVINERDRQQLAIQAISKNVFDTSLADAASKQAQVEQQTALVAKKNLKAPFSGRVGIVMINPGQYVNPGDKLLTLQTLDPIFVDFNLPQSNASQIQVGQEIVVTTDAFKDASFTGKITAVSPKVDTNTRNIQIEAQLANPDKKILPGMFANVNIKLGDEVKLLTLPQTAVTYNPYGSTVFIAKPTGKKDKKGNPGLEAQQVFVTTGPTRGDQVAILKGIEEGATVVTSGQLKLKNGTPLIVNNKVLPANSPNPQPQE, encoded by the coding sequence ATGACGCCACTGCGTCGTCGCATGATCATCATGTTATGTGGCGTATTTCTTTTGTTGGGATTGATCTTTGGCTTTAATCAGCTCAAAACTTTCATGATCAAGCACTTTATTTCAGGCATGGGTCTGCCTCCTGCTACTGTCTCAACGATGGTGGTGGCCAATACCGAATGGCAGCCGAAATTATCAAGTGTAGGTAATGTGCGTGCCTTTAGAGGGGTGGAGCTAAGTACTGAACTGGGTGGACTGGTGCAGACAGTGCCCATCAAGTCAGGCATGGATGTCAAAGAAGGGGACTTGCTGATTAAGCTGAATGATTCCTCAGATGTGGCTCAGTTGAAATCGCTAAAAGCGCTGGCTGACTTAGCCAAAGTGATCAATGAACGAGACAGACAGCAATTAGCAATTCAGGCGATTAGCAAGAATGTCTTTGACACCAGTCTTGCAGATGCAGCATCTAAACAAGCTCAAGTAGAGCAACAAACCGCTTTAGTGGCTAAGAAGAATTTGAAGGCTCCATTTAGCGGGCGCGTGGGCATTGTGATGATCAACCCTGGCCAATACGTGAATCCAGGGGATAAGCTTCTAACCCTCCAAACGCTTGACCCTATTTTTGTAGACTTTAATTTGCCGCAAAGTAATGCATCACAAATTCAAGTTGGCCAAGAAATTGTGGTGACAACAGATGCTTTTAAGGATGCCAGTTTTACAGGCAAGATCACTGCAGTCAGCCCTAAGGTAGATACCAACACTCGTAATATTCAAATTGAGGCGCAATTAGCAAATCCAGATAAGAAGATCCTGCCCGGGATGTTTGCCAATGTGAACATCAAGTTGGGTGACGAAGTGAAATTATTGACCTTGCCCCAAACCGCTGTTACTTACAACCCTTATGGCTCAACCGTATTTATTGCCAAACCAACGGGTAAAAAAGATAAAAAAGGCAATCCTGGGCTAGAGGCTCAACAAGTCTTTGTCACTACAGGACCTACTCGTGGCGATCAAGTGGCTATTTTGAAAGGCATCGAGGAAGGTGCTACGGTTGTTACGAGCGGTCAATTGAAGCTAAAGAATGGTACGCCTCTGATTGTGAATAACAAGGTATTGCCTGCTAATTCACCAAACCCGCAGCCTCAGGAATAA
- a CDS encoding efflux transporter outer membrane subunit: MFDPKKFFTARLHLLLLIFAGILSACAVGPDFKQPEAPNTSSYTETKLSKELATAPGVPGGSAQEFVEGKDIEAQWWELFKSPELDVLIKKALQQNPNLGAADAALRASQENVNAQIGGQYFPAIGLNGGATRQLQPSAIYGLPYGSDTYNLYNATVNVTYKLDVFGGARRAVEGARAQAEIAQFQLEGAYLSLTANIVTGAVREAALRAQMQATEEILKAQTNLAEVTESQLAIGTVSKVDVTSQRTLVSNSQVDLFNYERNLSFARNQLAVLVGELPSNAAITQFDLKALHLPEKLPISVPSSLVRQRPDVRAAEAQLKATNALVGVATANLLPQFNITGAIGSAALTSNALFGPNAALWSVAGGIFQPLFQGGQLLAQRRGAIATYEQAVFQYQGTVLKAFQEVADALRALETGAQALKSASDAERYAYETLDLVQQQYKLGTASYLAVLYYQNQYQIAKVKSVSAQATRFADTAALFAALGGGWWNRTGPAFQPKAIANKDQNETSANN, encoded by the coding sequence ATGTTTGACCCTAAAAAATTCTTCACTGCCCGACTGCATTTGCTCCTGCTTATTTTTGCGGGAATCCTGTCTGCATGTGCAGTGGGCCCCGATTTCAAACAACCTGAAGCGCCAAATACCTCTTCATATACTGAGACTAAGCTTAGTAAAGAGTTGGCTACTGCACCTGGAGTTCCCGGTGGTTCGGCTCAGGAGTTTGTAGAAGGAAAAGATATTGAGGCGCAGTGGTGGGAATTATTTAAATCCCCCGAGCTCGATGTGTTGATCAAAAAAGCTCTGCAACAAAATCCGAATTTAGGTGCTGCTGATGCTGCGCTTCGCGCCAGCCAAGAAAATGTCAATGCGCAAATTGGTGGACAGTATTTCCCAGCGATTGGTCTGAATGGTGGCGCTACTCGACAACTCCAACCCTCCGCCATATATGGCCTACCTTACGGCTCTGACACTTACAACTTATATAACGCTACCGTGAATGTGACTTATAAGTTAGATGTTTTTGGTGGGGCTCGTCGTGCAGTTGAGGGAGCTAGAGCGCAAGCAGAGATTGCACAGTTTCAACTGGAGGGTGCTTATCTTTCTTTGACAGCCAATATCGTTACTGGCGCAGTCCGTGAGGCAGCGCTACGGGCACAAATGCAAGCTACCGAAGAAATTCTGAAAGCGCAAACGAATTTAGCTGAAGTCACAGAAAGCCAGCTAGCGATTGGTACCGTTTCAAAAGTCGATGTGACCTCACAGCGAACTTTAGTCTCGAATTCTCAAGTCGATTTATTTAACTACGAACGCAATCTTTCATTTGCTCGCAATCAGTTAGCGGTGCTCGTAGGAGAGCTTCCAAGTAATGCCGCCATTACTCAATTTGATTTGAAGGCTTTACATTTGCCTGAGAAGTTGCCGATTTCTGTTCCTTCGAGCTTAGTGCGCCAGCGTCCTGATGTACGCGCTGCTGAAGCACAGCTCAAGGCAACGAATGCATTGGTTGGGGTGGCTACAGCAAATTTATTGCCCCAATTTAATATTACCGGCGCTATTGGTTCTGCTGCGCTCACTAGCAACGCTTTGTTTGGCCCCAATGCAGCTTTATGGTCGGTGGCTGGTGGTATTTTCCAGCCCCTCTTTCAAGGCGGTCAATTATTGGCGCAGCGCCGTGGTGCTATTGCTACTTATGAGCAGGCGGTTTTCCAGTACCAAGGAACAGTTCTAAAGGCCTTCCAAGAAGTTGCTGACGCATTACGTGCCTTAGAAACTGGAGCGCAAGCATTGAAGTCTGCATCAGATGCAGAACGTTATGCATATGAGACATTAGATTTAGTTCAGCAACAATATAAATTGGGAACCGCAAGTTACTTAGCAGTTCTCTACTATCAGAATCAATATCAAATTGCTAAAGTCAAGTCTGTCTCAGCCCAAGCAACTCGATTTGCTGATACCGCAGCATTATTTGCAGCATTAGGTGGTGGTTGGTGGAATCGCACCGGCCCTGCTTTTCAACCAAAAGCCATAGCGAACAAAGATCAAAATGAAACTTCTGCAAACAATTAA
- a CDS encoding pirin family protein has translation MKKCIGIQGNDQGHWVGDGFPVRTLFFYQHLGKQMSPFLMLDYAGPAHFPATSERKGIGSHPHRGFETVTIVYEGEVAHKDSTGQGGTIGPGDVQWMTAGSGILHEEFHSESFASRGGTLEMVQLWVNLPAKQKMTAPSYQAILDKEIPAIHLKGGAGVARIIAGKLDVHTGPAHTFTPMNVIDLKLKKGTVCIPAPNGWNTSLVVLKGTIQAGDGGVAKDAQMLMFSNQGQDIQVNVLEDSIALLLSGEPIPEPIVGYGPFVMNTQEEIAQAVQDFNAGVFGSIAH, from the coding sequence ATGAAGAAATGTATTGGCATACAGGGAAATGATCAGGGGCATTGGGTAGGCGATGGCTTCCCAGTGCGAACCTTGTTTTTCTATCAGCATTTAGGAAAACAAATGAGTCCATTCCTGATGCTTGATTACGCCGGTCCAGCCCACTTTCCTGCCACCAGCGAGCGTAAGGGTATTGGATCGCATCCCCATCGTGGTTTTGAAACCGTCACTATTGTTTATGAAGGTGAAGTTGCACACAAGGACTCAACTGGCCAGGGCGGCACTATTGGTCCCGGGGATGTGCAATGGATGACTGCTGGTTCTGGCATCTTGCATGAAGAGTTTCATTCTGAAAGTTTTGCTAGTCGTGGAGGCACGCTAGAGATGGTGCAACTTTGGGTTAATCTGCCAGCAAAACAGAAGATGACAGCTCCAAGCTACCAAGCTATTTTGGACAAAGAAATTCCAGCCATTCATTTGAAGGGTGGTGCGGGAGTCGCCCGAATTATTGCTGGAAAGCTAGATGTCCATACAGGGCCCGCTCATACATTTACGCCCATGAATGTCATTGATCTGAAATTAAAGAAGGGTACTGTCTGTATTCCTGCGCCTAATGGTTGGAATACTTCTCTCGTAGTTCTCAAGGGCACTATTCAAGCGGGTGATGGTGGGGTAGCTAAGGATGCGCAGATGTTGATGTTTAGCAATCAAGGGCAAGATATTCAAGTGAATGTACTGGAGGATTCGATTGCCTTGCTGCTCAGTGGAGAGCCTATTCCTGAACCTATCGTCGGTTATGGACCTTTTGTGATGAACACCCAAGAGGAAATTGCTCAAGCGGTGCAGGACTTCAATGCTGGAGTGTTTGGCAGTATTGCCCATTAA
- a CDS encoding flavodoxin family protein, whose product MTKVAVVFHSGYGHTVKQAEAVAKGANGTLISIDAEGNISDAHWDLLNAADAIVFGSPTYMGTVSWQFKKFADASSKIWYGQKWKDKIFGGFTNSATMNGDKHSTLHYFFTLAMQHSGIWVGTGLMPSNAKSAKRDDVNYVGSSAGAMMQTPSDASAEEVNLGDLETARLYGERIAKITSQFKGS is encoded by the coding sequence ATGACTAAAGTAGCCGTGGTATTTCATAGTGGTTATGGGCATACGGTAAAGCAGGCAGAAGCAGTGGCTAAGGGCGCCAACGGCACATTGATCTCTATAGATGCTGAGGGCAATATCTCCGATGCGCATTGGGATCTACTAAACGCTGCTGATGCCATTGTGTTTGGTTCCCCAACCTATATGGGAACAGTCAGCTGGCAATTTAAGAAGTTTGCTGATGCAAGCTCGAAGATTTGGTATGGTCAGAAATGGAAAGACAAGATCTTTGGTGGATTCACAAACTCTGCCACGATGAATGGTGATAAGCACTCTACATTGCACTACTTTTTCACCTTGGCAATGCAGCATTCGGGTATTTGGGTTGGCACTGGTTTAATGCCTTCCAATGCTAAATCTGCCAAACGTGATGATGTGAATTATGTAGGCTCTTCCGCGGGGGCAATGATGCAGACGCCTTCAGATGCAAGTGCTGAAGAAGTGAATTTAGGTGATTTAGAAACGGCCCGCTTGTATGGTGAACGTATTGCAAAAATCACAAGTCAGTTTAAGGGGTCTTAA
- a CDS encoding MarR family winged helix-turn-helix transcriptional regulator translates to MGHLSLVKELVQGYQAFEAYSADHIRGMGLTMTQFDIVATLGNQPPMTCKELGEKTLVSKGTMTGVLERLIAKGLIKKYVNVDDGRSYKIGLTKAGEKLFKKIFPDHVKYLAKAMDGLSKKELEQIVLVLRNVKALFSK, encoded by the coding sequence ATGGGTCATTTGTCATTGGTTAAGGAGTTAGTTCAAGGATATCAAGCCTTTGAGGCTTACTCTGCAGATCACATTAGGGGTATGGGTCTCACCATGACCCAGTTTGATATTGTTGCGACCCTTGGAAATCAACCGCCAATGACTTGTAAGGAGCTAGGTGAAAAGACGCTGGTTTCTAAGGGAACTATGACTGGAGTATTAGAGAGACTTATCGCTAAAGGTTTAATAAAAAAGTACGTCAATGTAGATGATGGAAGAAGCTACAAAATTGGATTGACTAAAGCAGGTGAGAAATTATTTAAAAAGATATTTCCCGATCATGTGAAGTATCTCGCCAAAGCAATGGATGGGCTCAGTAAAAAAGAATTGGAGCAAATAGTGCTTGTATTGAGAAATGTCAAAGCATTATTTAGTAAGTAA
- a CDS encoding FMN-binding negative transcriptional regulator codes for MYIPSAFSETDVQTLLAFIKRYPLGLLISFGQSGLLASPIPFLYRENNGRPMLVSHLARANPHWKDLLDLKECLVVFQGIDGYVTPSWYPSKQTTHKVVPTWNYEMVQIKGVPKVVESTDWLRCLVGDLTDSMEATRKSPWRVDDAPPDFIDSQLRAIVGLEIDITVIQGKWKMSQNRPTDDAKGVVRGLSDPHDPHANLALAQIVSKKNKL; via the coding sequence ATGTACATCCCAAGTGCATTTTCAGAGACAGATGTTCAAACGCTTTTGGCGTTCATTAAGCGTTATCCACTGGGCCTGCTAATCTCGTTTGGCCAATCGGGGCTATTGGCTTCCCCAATTCCATTTCTATATCGAGAAAATAACGGCAGACCCATGCTTGTATCTCACTTAGCGAGAGCAAACCCGCACTGGAAAGATCTTTTGGATCTTAAGGAGTGTTTAGTAGTTTTTCAGGGTATTGATGGTTATGTCACTCCAAGTTGGTATCCATCAAAACAGACTACTCATAAAGTAGTTCCAACTTGGAACTATGAAATGGTTCAGATTAAGGGCGTTCCCAAAGTGGTTGAGTCAACAGACTGGCTAAGATGCCTGGTTGGTGATTTAACAGATTCAATGGAAGCCACGCGCAAGAGCCCGTGGAGGGTAGATGATGCCCCTCCCGACTTTATAGATAGTCAACTTAGGGCAATTGTTGGTCTTGAAATTGACATTACCGTAATTCAAGGTAAGTGGAAAATGAGTCAAAATCGGCCCACTGATGATGCAAAGGGTGTTGTGAGGGGATTGTCTGATCCTCATGATCCGCATGCCAATTTAGCGCTTGCACAAATTGTTTCTAAGAAAAATAAGCTATAA
- the glmS gene encoding glutamine--fructose-6-phosphate transaminase (isomerizing): MCGIVGAASRNNIVDVLIEGLRRLEYRGYDSCGFAVINGDDAKHPIERARTTARVSELAEQGKDFYGTLGIAHTRWATHGKPDTQNAHPHISGGLIAVVHNGIIENYESLRAELQTAGYEFSSETDTEVIAHLIHQSYTASKQADLVASVRSVLPRLHGAYAIGVIAQDRPDILVGARVGSPLVVALGSDENFLASDALALAGRAHSMMYLEEGDVAVLKAESVEIIDQEGKSVQREHKAMPAQADSVDLGPYQHYMQKEIFEQPRAIGDTLANIASFGPELFNADAEGWKKFDQILILACGTSYYSACVAKYWLEDIAGIPTQVEIASEYRYRTTVPNPNALVVVVSQSGETADTLAALRHAQALGHQYTLAICNVASSAMVRETKWNFLTKAGTEIGVASTKAFTTQLVALYLLAVSLAKRAGRIDAEREKVLLRELRHLPKALQAVLALEPQIIAWSEAFSKCENALFLGRGMHYPIALEGALKLKEISYIHAEAYPAGELKHGPLALVTERMPVVTIAPNDDLLEKLKSNMQEVKARGGKLYVFADQDGNITSSEGINVIRLPEHYGNLSPILHVVPLQLLSYHTACALGTDVDKPRNLAKSVTVE, translated from the coding sequence ATGTGCGGCATAGTGGGTGCAGCATCGCGCAATAATATTGTTGATGTACTCATCGAAGGTCTGCGTCGTCTTGAATACCGCGGTTATGATTCTTGTGGTTTTGCGGTCATTAATGGCGATGATGCAAAGCATCCAATCGAGCGCGCTCGTACTACAGCACGTGTCTCCGAATTGGCTGAGCAGGGTAAAGATTTTTATGGAACTCTAGGAATTGCCCATACTCGTTGGGCAACACATGGTAAGCCAGATACTCAAAATGCTCACCCCCATATCTCTGGTGGATTGATTGCAGTAGTACATAACGGCATTATTGAAAACTATGAATCTCTGCGTGCGGAGCTTCAGACTGCGGGATATGAATTTAGCTCTGAAACAGATACTGAGGTTATTGCCCACTTAATTCATCAGTCATATACGGCAAGTAAGCAGGCCGATTTAGTCGCTTCTGTTAGATCTGTGTTGCCGCGTTTGCATGGTGCCTATGCAATTGGCGTCATTGCACAAGATCGCCCTGATATCTTGGTAGGCGCCCGCGTGGGTTCACCTTTGGTTGTTGCCTTGGGTTCTGATGAAAACTTTCTTGCCTCTGATGCGCTAGCGCTCGCTGGCCGTGCGCACTCGATGATGTATTTGGAGGAAGGTGATGTTGCCGTCCTCAAGGCGGAGAGCGTTGAGATCATTGATCAAGAGGGCAAATCTGTCCAAAGAGAGCATAAGGCTATGCCTGCTCAGGCAGACTCAGTTGATCTTGGGCCTTATCAGCATTACATGCAAAAAGAGATCTTCGAGCAACCTAGAGCAATTGGGGATACCTTGGCCAATATTGCTAGCTTTGGGCCAGAGCTATTTAATGCTGATGCTGAAGGATGGAAGAAATTTGATCAGATTTTGATCTTGGCATGTGGCACGAGTTATTACTCAGCCTGTGTTGCTAAGTATTGGCTAGAAGACATTGCAGGCATTCCGACGCAAGTTGAGATTGCTAGTGAATATCGTTATCGCACTACAGTGCCCAATCCAAATGCATTAGTTGTTGTGGTATCTCAGTCTGGCGAGACGGCTGACACCTTGGCTGCTTTGCGTCATGCGCAAGCCCTGGGCCATCAATACACTTTGGCTATTTGCAATGTTGCTAGTAGTGCGATGGTTCGTGAAACCAAGTGGAATTTTTTAACTAAGGCAGGTACAGAGATTGGCGTTGCCTCCACCAAGGCTTTCACTACACAATTAGTGGCACTCTATCTGTTAGCAGTTTCCTTGGCTAAGCGTGCAGGCAGGATTGACGCTGAACGTGAAAAAGTTTTATTACGAGAGCTGCGCCATCTACCGAAAGCGTTGCAAGCAGTATTGGCGCTAGAGCCTCAAATTATTGCTTGGAGTGAAGCATTCTCTAAGTGTGAGAATGCCTTGTTCTTGGGTCGCGGTATGCATTATCCAATTGCACTTGAGGGCGCACTCAAGCTTAAAGAGATTTCGTATATTCATGCTGAAGCATATCCTGCTGGTGAGCTCAAACATGGTCCATTAGCGCTAGTGACTGAGAGGATGCCGGTGGTTACGATTGCTCCAAACGATGATTTATTGGAAAAGCTGAAGTCCAATATGCAAGAGGTTAAAGCCCGTGGTGGCAAGCTTTATGTCTTTGCTGATCAAGATGGCAACATCACTAGCAGCGAAGGGATTAATGTCATCCGTTTACCTGAGCATTATGGAAATCTTTCCCCTATATTGCATGTAGTTCCTCTGCAGCTGCTTTCTTATCACACGGCCTGTGCTCTTGGAACGGATGTAGACAAGCCACGCAATTTAGCCAAGAGCGTCACAGTAGAGTAA
- the glmU gene encoding bifunctional UDP-N-acetylglucosamine diphosphorylase/glucosamine-1-phosphate N-acetyltransferase GlmU, producing MNIVILAAGQGKRMKSALPKVLQTLAGKPLLQHVLSTALDLQGKNVKTGPIVVVGHGAADVKEFLISAIAQDSRFNKVTTALQAEQKGTGHALLQALPKLDVNEPTLVLYGDVPLTSKKTLLKLAKLADGMRGQDSALALLTQNLSNPTGYGRIVRDIDGSVKSIVEEKDTSSEQKRITEINTGMMVLPTNSLKKWLKALRASNAQGEYYLTDVIAMAVKDGVPIRTAQADAEYETVGVNSRDQLAALERVHQMNQAGLLMDAGVSLADPARIDIRGTLECGTDVFIDVGCIFEGCVTLAAGTKVGPYCIVRNSIIGKNVIIHPYSHLDGAKVGAGSLIGPYARLRPGADLANDVHIGNFVEVKNSKIAANSKANHLAYVGDSIVGSRVNIGAGTITCNYDGVNKHQTIIEDDVFIGSDTQLVAPVRVGRGATLGAGTTLTKDAPPNQLTVSRAKQISLQWQRPVKQEKKPAIKKAAVKKVATKQSSKAKK from the coding sequence ATGAACATCGTTATTTTGGCTGCTGGGCAGGGAAAGCGGATGAAGTCCGCATTACCCAAGGTTCTTCAAACCTTGGCAGGAAAGCCGCTTTTGCAGCATGTTCTCTCTACAGCGCTGGATTTGCAGGGTAAAAATGTAAAAACAGGCCCAATCGTGGTCGTTGGCCATGGCGCTGCAGATGTAAAGGAATTTCTCATCTCTGCGATTGCGCAGGATTCCAGATTTAACAAGGTCACTACAGCGCTTCAAGCGGAACAAAAGGGAACAGGTCATGCATTGTTGCAAGCCCTCCCCAAATTGGATGTGAATGAGCCAACTTTAGTGCTCTACGGTGATGTGCCGCTTACAAGCAAGAAGACGCTCTTAAAGTTAGCAAAATTGGCGGATGGTATGCGTGGCCAAGATTCCGCTTTGGCGCTCCTGACTCAAAATCTCAGCAATCCAACAGGCTATGGCCGTATTGTGCGTGATATTGATGGGTCGGTTAAATCCATTGTTGAAGAAAAAGATACAAGCTCTGAGCAAAAACGTATTACTGAAATTAATACCGGCATGATGGTGTTGCCAACGAATTCGCTCAAGAAATGGTTAAAGGCTTTACGTGCTAGCAATGCTCAGGGTGAATATTATTTGACCGATGTGATTGCAATGGCAGTAAAAGATGGCGTGCCCATTCGTACCGCTCAGGCTGATGCTGAATATGAAACTGTTGGCGTCAATAGTCGTGATCAGCTGGCTGCTTTAGAGCGTGTTCATCAAATGAATCAAGCAGGCCTATTGATGGATGCTGGCGTGTCTTTAGCTGATCCTGCGCGCATTGATATACGCGGAACATTAGAGTGCGGTACCGACGTCTTTATAGACGTGGGATGTATCTTCGAAGGCTGCGTTACTCTAGCTGCTGGTACTAAAGTGGGCCCGTATTGCATTGTTCGAAACAGCATCATTGGTAAGAATGTCATCATTCATCCCTATAGCCACCTCGATGGCGCTAAGGTAGGTGCTGGTTCATTGATTGGACCTTACGCCCGTTTACGCCCAGGCGCAGACTTAGCAAACGATGTACATATTGGTAACTTTGTCGAAGTCAAAAATAGCAAGATTGCCGCCAACAGCAAAGCCAATCATTTGGCTTATGTAGGCGACTCCATTGTGGGTTCTAGAGTCAATATTGGTGCGGGTACGATTACTTGTAACTATGATGGTGTTAATAAGCATCAAACCATTATTGAAGACGACGTTTTCATTGGGTCGGATACGCAATTGGTTGCGCCGGTGCGTGTTGGTCGCGGAGCTACTTTAGGTGCAGGTACTACTTTGACTAAAGATGCCCCGCCTAATCAACTTACTGTGTCACGAGCCAAACAGATCTCTTTACAGTGGCAGCGCCCAGTTAAGCAAGAGAAAAAGCCGGCAATCAAGAAAGCTGCTGTAAAAAAAGTAGCTACTAAACAATCTAGTAAGGCAAAAAAATAA
- the ttcA gene encoding tRNA 2-thiocytidine(32) synthetase TtcA: protein MGDIRKVVFEENKLEKKLCRLVGQAIGDFGMIEDGDKVMVCLSGGKDSYAMLDILLKLRERAPIDFEIVAVNLDQKQPGFPADILPNYLTALGVQFHIENQDTYSIVKRVVPEGKTTCGLCSRLRRGILYRVADELGATKIALGHHRDDILETLMLNMFFAGKLKGMPPKLRSDDGKHVVIRPLAYVPEKLLERYAVDMNFPIIPCNLCGSQPNLQRGAMKDMLRDWEKKFPGRVENLFRSMHHIVPSHLMDGEAFDFKNLEIASELSGIAARSAGDKAIDETEIDELACGTLIQGTYNSSL from the coding sequence ATGGGCGATATTCGTAAAGTTGTCTTTGAAGAGAATAAGCTAGAGAAGAAGCTCTGTCGTCTCGTTGGCCAAGCTATTGGTGACTTTGGCATGATCGAAGATGGCGACAAAGTGATGGTATGTTTATCGGGTGGTAAAGATAGTTATGCCATGCTTGACATTCTATTGAAGCTGCGTGAACGTGCTCCTATTGATTTTGAGATTGTGGCTGTAAATCTAGATCAAAAGCAACCAGGCTTTCCAGCTGACATACTGCCAAATTATTTAACTGCACTGGGCGTGCAATTTCATATTGAGAATCAAGATACCTACAGCATTGTTAAGCGCGTAGTGCCAGAAGGGAAAACCACCTGTGGCTTATGTTCCCGTTTGCGCCGTGGCATTTTGTATCGTGTTGCAGATGAGTTGGGTGCCACCAAGATTGCTTTAGGCCATCACCGTGATGACATCTTAGAAACATTGATGTTGAATATGTTCTTTGCTGGCAAGCTGAAAGGTATGCCGCCAAAGTTACGCTCGGACGATGGTAAGCACGTTGTGATTCGTCCGCTAGCTTACGTCCCAGAAAAATTACTAGAGCGCTATGCTGTAGACATGAACTTTCCGATCATTCCCTGTAATTTATGCGGAAGTCAGCCAAACTTACAACGGGGCGCCATGAAGGATATGCTGCGTGATTGGGAAAAGAAATTCCCTGGTCGTGTCGAGAATCTATTTCGATCAATGCACCATATCGTCCCCTCCCATTTAATGGATGGTGAAGCATTTGATTTTAAAAATCTGGAAATTGCATCTGAGTTATCCGGGATTGCCGCGAGATCTGCTGGAGATAAGGCCATTGATGAGACAGAAATTGATGAATTAGCCTGCGGAACCCTGATTCAGGGGACTTATAATTCCTCTTTATGA
- a CDS encoding dihydroneopterin aldolase produces MHAILSHPALADCRRLFLRDYEIYINIGVHDFEKKAEQRVILNVDLYIPLNMNTPSKDLLEEVVDYDFMRETIKARSSQGHIHLQETFCDDIVNAMLRHPKVIAARVSTAKPDVYPDCHSVGVEVFRMKQA; encoded by the coding sequence ATGCATGCCATTCTTTCTCATCCAGCACTTGCTGATTGCCGCCGCTTGTTTCTACGTGACTATGAAATCTATATCAATATTGGTGTGCATGATTTTGAGAAGAAGGCTGAGCAGCGTGTCATTCTGAATGTAGATCTCTATATTCCATTAAATATGAACACACCTTCTAAAGATTTATTAGAAGAGGTTGTGGATTATGACTTCATGCGTGAAACCATTAAGGCGCGGTCATCTCAGGGTCATATCCATTTGCAGGAAACGTTTTGTGATGACATCGTCAATGCGATGTTGCGACACCCTAAAGTCATTGCTGCGCGTGTGAGTACTGCCAAGCCAGATGTATATCCAGATTGCCATTCCGTTGGTGTCGAAGTATTTCGAATGAAGCAAGCTTAA
- a CDS encoding SDR family oxidoreductase, with protein MSSNLSPLQNKAVLVTGAAKRLGREIALEFARQGWDVAIHYGQSESEALATIAEIENLGRRAKAFQADLALEDELKDLFSAVTGEFENLQCLVNSASIFEFDRANSDSPLTAKTLQDHMQVNLAAPILLSQLMFEYHKRQTKKASDSDLSIPSVVQLLDQKLINLNPDFLSYTLSKSALLTSVELLAVDFAPYIRVVGLAPGITLLSGDQTSEGFSRAHQMTPLGKSSTPSDISKAAVFLASSNAITGTTLYVDGGQHLSPSSRDVMFKTN; from the coding sequence TTGAGTTCAAACCTTTCACCTTTGCAAAATAAAGCGGTTTTAGTGACCGGCGCAGCTAAGCGTCTCGGTCGTGAAATCGCCTTGGAATTTGCTCGTCAAGGCTGGGATGTGGCAATTCATTACGGACAATCTGAGTCTGAAGCTCTAGCCACTATTGCTGAAATTGAGAATCTAGGGCGCAGAGCAAAAGCCTTTCAAGCTGATCTTGCTCTTGAGGATGAATTAAAAGACTTATTCTCTGCCGTTACGGGTGAGTTTGAGAATCTGCAATGCTTGGTCAATAGCGCGTCTATCTTTGAATTTGACCGGGCTAATTCTGATAGCCCACTGACTGCTAAAACATTGCAAGATCATATGCAAGTCAATTTAGCGGCACCTATTTTGCTATCCCAGTTGATGTTTGAATATCATAAGCGTCAGACAAAGAAAGCAAGTGATAGCGATTTATCAATTCCATCGGTGGTTCAGTTGCTCGATCAAAAGCTGATCAATCTCAATCCAGATTTCTTGTCATACACCTTATCCAAGTCTGCACTTCTCACTTCCGTAGAGTTATTGGCAGTAGATTTTGCACCCTATATCAGGGTGGTAGGTTTAGCACCAGGAATTACTTTACTATCTGGCGATCAAACAAGCGAAGGTTTTTCAAGGGCGCATCAAATGACGCCATTAGGAAAATCTTCAACCCCAAGTGATATTTCAAAAGCCGCTGTATTTTTGGCCAGTTCGAATGCGATCACAGGCACTACCCTATATGTAGATGGTGGACAACATCTATCGCCATCTTCACGCGATGTGATGTTTAAAACGAATTAA